Sequence from the Burkholderia stabilis genome:
TGCCTGGACGCTCTGCTGTCCGTGCACGACGCGGACAGCTTGAACAAGAAAACCGGGTCCTGTGACTACTGGATGCAGTTCATGCGGGCCTGGGTCCCGATGGAACGATTCCTGACCGTCGTCTACCCCAAGCTCCACGCGGCCGGGGCCAAACTGATGGCGAGTGGGACGGTCGGTCTCGGAGTAGACGACCAGATATGGCGGATCGTGAGCACTGTCGCTACCTCGCAGGCTGTCCAGGCCCTCGACCTTTACCGCCACCAAGTGCTGGTCGCAGAACTGCGCGCCGTCGCCGACGAGGCGGCACCGGCACCCGCCGATCAAACCCGCGCCCGTCGGCGCCTTTGACGGGGGGGCGCATGGCGTTCCTTCGCAACCTGCTCAACCGCGTGACCGGCCGCGCCGTCGACGAACCGGAGGACCCGCCGGTGCCGATGATCGGCCCCACGGGATGGAGCCGGTCCTTGGTCGTGGTGGGCGCGATCCCGGAGCCCGTGGCCCGGCGCGAGGTGGTGCTGGACCTGGCCACCCTACGGGCGGTACTGCACCAGCGCATGGTCGAGATCGACTGGAGCCTGGCGATGGAGGAGGACGCCGAACGCTCGGCGCTCGACCAGGAGGATCTGGACGGCACCACGGGGGACGACGCCAAGGCCACGCACGACGACAGCCTGTTGCCATGACGGGGGAAGGCTCGACCCCGCGCCAACCAGGACCTGGGCACAGGGCCCACTCGCCCCGGTACCGCGAAGCGGCAGGAAGCGGGGCCCAGGCCCGTGGGGCAGGTGCATGCGTGGTGAAGGTGGCCGTCAGGAACGGGGTTGGAGTGGGGCGATAGCCCCAGTTTCACCCGTGCCCTGGCACGGCTATTGACCGGGCTGAAAATCCCGCTAGGTTGAAGTCATGGGCAACGCGATCGCGGGGCTCGCCACCCTCCGGAGACCTTACCCGCATGATCGACAATCGCTTGCCCCTCCGCTGGCTGGCCCTGATCCCGACGCTGGTCCTGTCGGTGGCCAACATGCCACCGTTCGTCCATCTCTGGTCCGCGACGGAGTCCAACGTCATCGGCGTGGCCGCCTGGCTCTCGCTGTTCCTGGGCTTCTGGCTGACCGCACCGTTTCAGCGGTGGATGCTCGACGAGGACCACGGGTCGTTCGATTGTTGGATCCGGTCGCTTGCGTTCGCTTGGTCGACCGCCCTATGGGCGACGTTTTTGCTGGTGTGCGGGACGAAGTACGCCCTTTTGGCCATGGGCCTGCACGGTCTGGCCTTCAACCTTGGCGCGCTGGCCTGCAGCGTGGCACTGGTCCTGTTCTTCTTCGTCGCGAGCGCCGGCCTCCTGCACTGGACCGAAGCCCGGACCAACGCCGCCCACCGCAAAGCCTACCCGTCCCGCCACCACGTGTCCGACGAGGACGACGTGGACCTGTCCGAGTAATCGCCATGACCCATCCCAGTGAAACCCATCCGGACGACTGGCTCACCCGCCCGGACGCGATGGACGACGTGAGGGCGACCGCGCGACACGTGGACGACGACGCGTTCGGTTGGAATGTCGTTCATGCGGGGGATCCCGTTCGAACGGTGGAGCAGGTGTTCGCGCGCTGGGGGCACCGACCGTCGGACCCGCACTACGCCGGGATGCGCCGACGGCTGGGCTTTTTCAGCGAGGTCATCCTCCTTGAGGATTGGGCGGAAGCCAAGCTGGACCACGAGCGGCGGGAACTGAGCGCCGCGGTGGACCAGGCCGCGCACGCCTCGGAACGCGAACAACCGAAGGGCCGCCGGCGCCTCTGAATCGGACCACACCATGACGACCACCACCAGCACCGCCCCCGGCTACCCGCTCGACGACTGGGCCCTGGAAGCCGCGATCAACGCGGGCAACGCGCAATGGGTGGCCCAGGTCATCGCGTCCGGTGCGGACCTGTCGCGTCGCACCACCGAACCGTCGGGCCGTTGCCTGCACCCGGGCACCACCCCGTTGGGCCTGGCGATCGGGAACGTTGAGATCGTGCGCCTGCTGCTCGACGCGGGCGCACCGGTGAACCAGGTGGCGGTCCGCTGGGGCGGTACCGCGCTGCACATGGCCGTGGTGCAGAGCATCGGCGACGGGACCATCGAGCTGCTGCTCAAGGCAGGGGCCGACCCGCTGCTCACCGACGCGAAGGGGCGGCGACCGATCGACTACCTGAGCTGGGCCGTGGCCGAGCACCTGTCCGACGGCGACAAAGAGCTGGTGCGCGTCGCCACCAGGTTCGCCATCGACACCGCCAAGGCCAACGGCCAGAAGCGTCCGAGGCGCCCGCAACGGCGTTGACCCAATGCTGT
This genomic interval carries:
- a CDS encoding ankyrin repeat domain-containing protein, whose protein sequence is MTTTTSTAPGYPLDDWALEAAINAGNAQWVAQVIASGADLSRRTTEPSGRCLHPGTTPLGLAIGNVEIVRLLLDAGAPVNQVAVRWGGTALHMAVVQSIGDGTIELLLKAGADPLLTDAKGRRPIDYLSWAVAEHLSDGDKELVRVATRFAIDTAKANGQKRPRRPQRR